A part of Andrena cerasifolii isolate SP2316 chromosome 10, iyAndCera1_principal, whole genome shotgun sequence genomic DNA contains:
- the LOC143374285 gene encoding uncharacterized protein LOC143374285: MRHFAHCYAYLAVLLATASSRSAETNPTTNSIDEETARSSSGSSNVLGDLRQIYQVYKECADDELSPCLKVRLLSAIDRMYRSSQLNLADGVTFVRDDPVASEESEPPKSFQEIEASLPRALDDKEDALNTMIFDKVVKFFQSRTLKLKLPNVEDLQRSLVEEGRKKKKNMSGLLAIPLLIGGTLVPLALGALALLAGKALIVSKLALVLASIIGLKKLVSGGGGGDHGHEVVQVAGGHGSSGWARSRHDLAYSAYKPSST; this comes from the exons ATGAGACACTTCGCCCACTGTTACGCGTACCTGGCCGTCCTGCTGGCGACGGCCTCGTCAAGGTCAGCCGAGACCAACCCGACGACCAACTCCATCGACGAGGAGACAGCAAGGTCGAGCAGCGGCAGCAGCAACGTGCTCGGTGACCTGCGACAGATATACCAGGTCTACAAAGAGTGCGCCGACGACGAGCTGAGTCCCTGCCTGAAAGTGAGACTCCTCTCAGCGATAGACAGGATGTACAGGAGCTCTCAGTTGAACTTGGCCGACGGTGTGACGTTCGTCCGAGACGACCCGGTGGCTAGCGAGGAGAGCGAGCCGCCCAAGTCGTTCCAGGAGATCGAGGCCAGCCTGCCCCGAGCCTTGGACGACAAGGAGGACGCCCTGAACACCATGATCTTCGACAAGGTCGTGAAGTTCTTCCAGAGTCGCACTCTGAAGCTGAAGTTACCGAACGTCGAAGACCTGCAACGCAGTCTGGTGGAGGAAG GtcgcaagaagaagaagaacatgAGCGGCCTGCTGGCTATTCCCCTGTTGATCGGCGGAACGCTGGTGCCCTTGGCTCTGGGCGCGCTGGCCCTTCTAGCCGGCAAGGCGCTGATCGTGAGCAAGCTGGCGCTGGTCCTCGCCTCCATCATCGGCCTGAAGAAGCTAGTCTCCGGCGGTGGCGGCGGCGATCACGGCCACGAGGTCGTCCAAGTAGCTGGAGGCCACGGGTCCAGCGGATGGGCGAGATCGAGGCACGACCTCGCCTACTCCGCCTACAAACCTTCGTCCACCTAG
- the LOC143374081 gene encoding uncharacterized protein LOC143374081: MSKYSVTVLWLLPVLAVAVALPANDKPATENDLMATIYSDCLKKESISCIKYKVFSYVDKMLADKEDITLTDGITVVKTSNAEEGAPRSIESSDLETLLFDRLGRFLRTHTVKVDLKGTDILGAIESAGRSFEDFADNAVESRGKKKKAQKILGPLMMALALKAAALLPLALGAIAAIAGKALLVGKIALVISAIIGLKKLLSSSGKHVTYEVVSHPHHSNSHVVSHDEGHGGGGGYGGGGADYGGGGYSGGSGHGWARSLPQDAHELAYRAHQPQQQA; encoded by the exons ATGAGCAAGTACTCAGTGACCGTTCTGTGGCTACTACCGGTGCTGGCCGTGGCCGTCGCTCTGCCGGCCAACGACAAGCCCGCCACCGAGAACGACCTGATGGCCACCATCTACAGCGACTGCCTGAAGAAGGAGTCCATCAGCTGCATCAAGTACAAAGTATTCTCCTACGTGGACAAGATGCTGGCCGACAAAGAGGATATCACGCTGACGGACGGGATCACCGTCGTCAAGACCTCCAACGCCGAGGAGGGCGCACCTAG GTCCATCGAGTCCAGCGACCTGGAGACGCTGTTGTTCGATCGATTGGGAAGATTCCTGAGGACCCACACTGTTAAAGTAGATCTCAAAGGTACCGATATCCTTGGCGCGATTGAATCGGCTGGACGAAGCTTCGAGGACTTCGCTGACAATGCTGTGGAGAGCCGCGGCAAGAAGA AGAAGGCCCAGAAGATTCTTGGCCCGCTGATGATGGCCCTGGCCCTGAAGGCTGCAGCCCTTTTACCGCTGGCTCTCGGCGCGATCGCCGCTATCGCTGGCAAGGCCCTTTTGGTCGGCAAGATAGCCCTCGTGATCTCAGCGATCATTGGACTGAAGAAGCTGCTGAGCTCGAGCGGAAAGCACGTGACCTACGAGGTGGTGTCGCACCCCCATCACAGCAACAGCCACGTTGTCAGCCACGACGAAGGCCACGGTGGTGGCGGTGGTTACGGTGGTGGTGGCGCGGACTACGGTGGTGGCGGCTACTCCGGCGGCAGTGGCCACGGATGGGCCAGAAGTTTACCCCAAGATGCCCACGAACTGGCATACCGCGCCCATCAGCCTCAACAGCAAGCATGA
- the Osi6 gene encoding DUF1676 domain-containing protein Osi6 — MKLYAFVILAVAAALAAGQTIDNCLQKDSISCLQKSLYRKAKEFFDTDSLEVVSGVSLVKSGDSQSRGSRTGKDLAYDQEIDSANNVADRQNALVNFVSEEAGEFITGRSLKINFSPIIDRIGSSARAISDSAPEEVRQAIDLVVEGRGKKKQLKQLLPLLLAAKAKIGALATLGYFVTGFIAKKAIFVSLISLAISAFIGFKSLWSKGGHDATPYHGWSSGSANSGGWSAPVPSGGWSSGGSSWDDGHGYAQSQAYSGYHH; from the exons ATGAAGTTGTACGCGTTTGTGATACTGGCGGTGGCTGCCGCTCTCGCGGCTGGACAGACCATCGACAACTGCCTGCAGAAGGACAGCATCTCCTGCCTGCAGAAGAGCCTGTACAGGAAGGCCAAGGAGTTCTTCGACACGGACAGCCTCGAGGTCGTCAGTGGTGTTAGCTTGGTGAAGAGCGGCGACAGCCAGAGCAGAGGCTCCAGAACTGGCAAGGATCTCGCGTACGATCAGGAGATCGACTCTGCTAACAACGTCGCCGACAGGCAGAACGCTCTCGTGAACTTTGTGAGCGAGGAAGCCGGAGAGTTCATCACTGGTCGCAGTCTCAAG ATCAACTTCAGCCCCATCATTGACAGGATCGGAAGTTCTGCGCGTGCCATCAGTGACTCCGCACCGGAAGAGGTTCGCCAGGCCATTGACCTGGTTGTCGAAG GTCGAGGCAAGAAGAAGCAGTTGAAGCAGCTGCTTCCCCTGTTGCTCGCGGCGAAAGCGAAAATCGGCGCCCTGGCCACCCTTGGTTACTTCGTCACCGGTTTCATCGCGAAGAAGGCCATCTTCGTCTCGCTGATCTCGCTCGCCATCTCTGCGTTCATTGGTTTTAAATCGCTGTGGTCGAAGGGAGGGCACGACGCCACCCCTTACCACGGATGGAGCAGCGGATCCGCTAACTCTGGTGGATGGTCAGCCCCCGTGCCTTCCGGTGGATGGTCCTCCGGCGGGTCATCCTGGGACGATGGTCACGGATACGCGCAAAGTCAAGCGTACTCTGGCTACCATCACTAA
- the LOC143374160 gene encoding uncharacterized protein LOC143374160 → MDWYRKTPGGRRSLALCLLIVCALSTVGQAQSAEANDTKETWSGLTTSCSSPDAKNTSVSCYGVRIVRKIVQQLLEKSNKEPNIEIFDGVSLVEVPGAGPNRKGRLMKGYGGMMQFFEGRELRIKLPSFLPHNIESALQESLPVDQGSRSGGGGGGYGGLGGGGGGGGGKKGGGGGYMIMALMMGKMMAAMGFGALGLLAMKALMVSAMALMLSLIVAVKKLTQGHDSGGGHHVVYAQDVGHHHYRKKRSLGDEDQDLPYRGYAHLFGDSRVS, encoded by the exons ATGGATTGGTACCGGAAGACGCCAGGGGGACGTCGGTCCCTTGCCCTTTGCCTGCTGATCGTTTGCGCGCTGTCCACCGTTGGCCAGGCTCAGTCAGCGGAGGCCAACGACACCAAGGAGACGTGGAGCGGACTCACCACCAGTTGCTCGAGCCCAGACGCCAAGAACACGTCCGTGTCCTGCTACGGCGTGAGGATCGTGAGGAAGATCGTCCAGCAGCTGCTGGAGAAGTCCAACAAGGAGCCTAATATCGAGATCTTCGATGGGGTGAGCCTGGTCGAGGTACCTGGTGCTGGACCAAACAGGAAGGGAAGGCTGATGAAGGGATACGGGGGCATGATGCAGTTCTTCGAAGGAAGGGAGCTGAGAATAAAGCTGCCCAGCTTTCTGCCGCATAACATCGAGAGCGCTCTGCAAGAGAGCCTGCCTGTTGATCAAGGTT CTAGGTCAGGCGGCGGTGGCGGAGGATATGGAGGACTCGGAGGGGGCGGAGGCGGGGGTGGCGGTAAAAAGGGAGGCGGGGGCGGATACATGATTATGGCGCTCATGATGG GAAAGATGATGGCGGCAATGGGGTTCGGCGCGCTCGGTCTCCTCGCCATGAAGGCGTTGATGGTGTCCGCGATGGCGCTGATGCTCTCGCTGATCGTCGCCGTGAAGAAGCTGACCCAGGGTCACGACAGCGGTGGCGGCCACCACGTGGTTTACGCTCAGGACGTCGGCCATCACCATTACCGAAAGAAGAGGTCCCTGGGCGACGAGGATCAGGATCTCCCGTACAGAGGATACGCGCACCTGTTCGGTGACTCGCGGGTGTCCTGA